The DNA sequence AACCTTTGACATTAGCGTTTCACAAATAACTTCGCCCATGGTGTATACCGACGTGTAAGATAGCTCGGTTTAGATGGGCGAGTGGGGGAACATGGTCGAAGGTACTTGTGAAGTACAGTGGCTCTTGAATTGAGTGAACGTTATAAAAATGAAGTCGAAGCTCCAAAGTAGAGGGTTAGGTAAAGTTGACGGAACGGACGAGGGCAATAAAGTGAAAATACTGTGTCTGTTTATCTGGATAAGAAACTAAGCTTTCGTTCGGCCCGGCTCAACGGCAAAGATCCCCACTATTGACATGGACTTAGTACAGTATTGGTTTATGTCAACCCCAAAAGAACAACGAAATAACTAAGATAGGTATAGTGTATGTAACTACTACTTGGCCCCCACCTGCTGGTACAAGTATTTATATCCTGGTATGACCCATAACTATTCAAACTGCCCCTCCGCCTTCCGGACTTCtcagcctttttcttctcagcaaTAATCTCCAACATAACAAGCCCACAACCTATTTCAAGTCAGGATCACCTCCACCATGTCATCAGCGAACCTCCCAGTGATCGTGATCGTTCCAGGTGCCTTCGGAACCCCTCAAGGCTTCGAGAAATTGCTCCCGTATCTGGCCCAAGCCGGATACGCAACACACCCAGGGTCATACCCTAGTTGCAATCCCTCCGACCCGGCCCAAGAGTCCGCTCCTCAGGACATCGCTTTCCTGCGCGACAACGTATTACTGCCTCTATTGAACGAGCAGGGTAAAgatatcgtcatcatcgcaCACTCATACGGGGGGGTTGTGGCCGGTGGGGCGGCAAGAGGACTTGCGAAGGGGACCAGAACTGCCCAAGGTCAATCGACTGGCGTTATCGGCCTGATTTACGTGGTGGGCAATATTACACTTGACGGGGAATCTCTCTTCACTGCTGTAGGCGGTGCTTACCCTCCTTTTATCAAAGTCGACAAGGTATAGTCTAACCCAGCACAAGCCGCGATTATAACCGGAGGGTATTAATGATTGTTTGTTCCCAGCCATCTCAGGGACTTGCGCTCATCGAACCGGCAATGGATGTTCTGTACAATGATTGCGACCGTGCCCTGGAGCCAGAATTGGCTACGCTAATGCAGCCACACGCACTCCGAGCTTTCGAAACACCCGCCACTGCGCCAGCTTGGGCGGAGAGTGCGTTTGATGGGAGGAGAGCGTATGTGCGGACACTGGACGACTGCTGTAACCCTTCCTCGCTGCAGGATCTCTGGCTGGAGAAGTCCCAGGTCGAATGGGAAGTTGTGGACTTGAAGACCGGACATATGCCATTTGTGAGCCAGCCTCGGGCTTTGGCGGAGCATATTATCAAGTTCATTGATGGCTTTATGGCAAAGTAAATAGTTAATACTGTCAGTTCCGCTTATTATGACTGTATGATTAGTGTATAGAGAACAAGTCATGCCACCGTGCTCTGTACTTGTTGTGACCATTTGTGGAACTTTTCTATCATTAGGGTAGGGCACTCATGGAGTACGCGTCTTAGTGGAGGAACGATATAATGTTATGGGACGTTATAGATGGCCCCATTGTTGGCTATTGGGCCC is a window from the Aspergillus oryzae RIB40 DNA, chromosome 6 genome containing:
- a CDS encoding esterase/lipase family protein (predicted protein), which gives rise to MSSANLPVIVIVPGAFGTPQGFEKLLPYLAQAGYATHPGSYPSCNPSDPAQESAPQDIAFLRDNVLLPLLNEQGKDIVIIAHSYGGVVAGGAARGLAKGTRTAQGGAYPPFIKVDKV
- a CDS encoding alpha/beta fold hydrolase (predicted protein) — protein: MDVLYNDCDRALEPELATLMQPHALRAFETPATAPAWAESAFDGRRAYVRTLDDCCNPSSLQDLWLEKSQVEWEVVDLKTGHMPFVSQPRALAEHIIKFIDGFMAKWPHCWLLGPPLKFII